The region CAGCCAGGGTGAGACGGCCCTGCTGGAGCGAGCGCATCGCGGTCGGGAAGCCGACGGACTCGTCGCCCCCGATCAGATGGCTGGCCGGGATCCGCACGTCGTCGAAGTTGATGTCGGAGGTCCACGCGCCGCGCTGGCCCATCTTCTTATCGTGCGGGGCGATGGTGACGCCCGGGCGGTCGGTCTCGACCAGGAACACCGCGATCCCCTTGCCGCCGGGGATGTCACCGACGCGGGCGAAGACCATGAGGACGTCGGCCATCGCGGCGTTGGTGATGAAGCACTTGCCGCCGTTGATGACGTACTCGTCGCCGTCCTTGACGGCCTTGGTCTTCAGCGAGGACGGGTCCGAGCCGGCCTCGGGCTCGGTCAGCGCGAACGACGCGGTGGTGCCGGCGGCGAGCTTGGGCAGCCACTCCTGCTTCTGTTCCTCAGTGCCGGCCTTCACCAGCACCTGCCCGGCGATGCCGTTGTTGGTCCCGAACATCGAGCGGAAGGCGGGGGTTCCCCAGCCCAGCTCCATGTTCAGCAGCACCTCCTGCTTCATGTCCAGGCCCAGACCGCCGTACTCCTCGGGGATCGCGAAGCCGAACAGCCCCATCTCCTTGGCCTGCTCGCGAATCGAGTCGGGAACCTTGTCGTCGGCCTCGATCTGCTCCTCCGCGGGCACGACGACCTCGCGGATGAACTGCCGCACTGCCTTCAGGACCTCGTCGAAGTCTTCGTTGTCCATGACACCCTTCCCGTCGCAAAGTTGTTTAGCAAAGCTAACCAAATCCTCCGGTGCCGACAAGATGACGGTAACCACGTCGCCCTGGACCCTGGCGGAACGGCTGCGCGTCGGTTCAGTCTGTCAGACCACGGGGCAGATCACCGCACGGGAAGCGCCCGCAGCACCCGGTTGCGCAGCTCGCCACCACGCCGCACAGTCGACAGGGCGAGGACGGCGCGAGAGGCCGCCTTCACGCCCTGCGCCCGGACGACGCGCTCGCGCCGGTAGCGTCGCACTCCCCCGCTGATGCCGCGCTCGTTGATGGCCGTGCCGAGCGAGACGGCGTCCAGGATCGACTCGCACGCGCCGCGC is a window of Blastococcus sp. Marseille-P5729 DNA encoding:
- a CDS encoding acyl-CoA dehydrogenase family protein, with amino-acid sequence MDNEDFDEVLKAVRQFIREVVVPAEEQIEADDKVPDSIREQAKEMGLFGFAIPEEYGGLGLDMKQEVLLNMELGWGTPAFRSMFGTNNGIAGQVLVKAGTEEQKQEWLPKLAAGTTASFALTEPEAGSDPSSLKTKAVKDGDEYVINGGKCFITNAAMADVLMVFARVGDIPGGKGIAVFLVETDRPGVTIAPHDKKMGQRGAWTSDINFDDVRIPASHLIGGDESVGFPTAMRSLQQGRLTLAAYMTGTSRRLVHEMVKYASEREQGGQVIADYQLVQGLIADAQTDLYVSEATVLKGAQDWDSEKDRRMAPSVAKYFASEAVGRIADRAVQVHGGYGYMHGYVVERLYRDVRLYRIYEGTSQIQQVVIAKQALAPYRQG